The Spea bombifrons isolate aSpeBom1 chromosome 4, aSpeBom1.2.pri, whole genome shotgun sequence genome segment TTTGTATACAAATTATGATATTTTGATcacatcttatttactataaaaaacacaaacaaacaaacaaaactatttttttgaattaaaaaagcactttttcttgAAAAATCCTTTTACTTTTCTGGAAAAGCGTCTGGTCAATCAACGTTTGATTCCTAAGCCATATTGTATATGGTAAATCTCCGGGCAGGGATCAGGATTTCGGTGTTCCTGAAAGCCTCAACGTTGAGGCATTATAGCAATGCTGTTTGAGCGAAAAAAGACGGCCGATGGTTGTAAGGGGTTAACGTTTTCATAGTATGCAATATTCTAACAGTAGTGACTATAACATTTCCACTCATGCCGACTAAAGAGTAAGAATGGGGGTTGCTGTGAGGAGCCCCTTTTTAGTAGTGTGTTTCAGTAATCTGTCGGATATTTCTGACCTTCTCCCCCTTTTTTGTAATGCTGGAACAACTAGAGGGTCAGTggtttatatgtaatgtaaggagatTTTACTTgagtgagagggtggtagataagcggaacagccttccagcagaagtggtagagactaatacgcTAAGGGAACTTAAACCTGCATGGGATAGActtaaagctatcctgaatctaagacaagatcaaggactggtTTAACACCAGTCACTACATTGGAAAAGATGGTCCGGCACCCATTGTAACACCGTTGTGGGAAAGGTGTTAACAGATGTCTTTCTCACCGATAAACAAGCTGATGATTTTTAGAAGTGTCACTTGTTTGGTGGCTAATGTGTGTATTCTGCCAGGCAGTGTCATGGGGTGTAATGcacatatatgtttaaaaaaacaaataataataatcaaactaAAACCATAACGGATTTACCAGCTAAAAACATAGTAGTatcatatatacaaaaaaaacatatatatttgagGATACTCTGTTTTAATTAAACCAACATAGCTTTAGCTCAGTTTGTATTTCTTGTCTGTTTTAGCAGAGAAGACGGCGCATTGACAGGAGTATGATTGGAGAACCCATGAATTTTGTACACACAGCTCACGTAGGATCCGGAGATGCAAATGCAGGCTTTGCACTGGTAAGTTAACGAATCTATATGTACAGAGAAGAAACATATGCAAAGAGGTAAACAAAATGGCACATATATAGTGACTTCTGTGTACTTATATCCCTGGTGGCAACTAGTACACCTCTTGAAATACGTTCCAGAGTGTGGTATTTCTGTTCTGGACATATTGTCTGTATGGCAATCCTGCATGGCTGAGTAATTATTTAACCAATTAAAGTCTACAAAATACGTTCCAATTCATGTATGATATTTGGCTTAACTCGGGATTTTGGCAGCCTATGCTCTAGATAGCACCCATTCGCAATTGGCACTATATGGAAGTCTCGCGGCGCTGAAGGTTTGCTCTAAACCTGCATGCATGCTCAATTCTGGCAGGACTGTCACTGAAAGGTGAGATGAGAGAAAGAGGGTCtggtattaaaataacaaatttacTGGGTTTTCTTGGTCTGAAAAATGAGCGTTTTTCGGCTACAGAGTGCACAATGAAATAAAGGGAGAGAACTGAGGAGTTTTAAGGGGAAATGGCTATAAGCTGAGGGTGGGGGTTATTCTTGGCAATAAGAGGAAGCTATGTAAAGGAAGGCAGTCGTGGATTAATGAGGCGGCACAGCCTGAAGAGGAACATTTTGTGGCATGGGGTAGTATTGAGTTGAAGGGGAAGGTACATGTTGTAGGATCTGGGTGAGTTTGTGTAAGTGGAAATGACCCCCTGAACAGGAGCGAGGAAATGTGGGCACCTCAGCGGGTCACTACACTGCAGCAATGCCTACTGCGGCGGTGTATTGTTATAATATGCAGATGTTCTACGCGGCACCATtgacttaaagggacaccctaGCTGTCAAATGCACTCTTAAGTTTTGATGACATCcttcttataaatatatatgccaaGAAGGAGATGCGATTGCCGGTAAGCATATCACACGTCAGGAGATATGTTCAGCCGGTTAGTTTGAGAGCTGGTTTCAGGCAGGCCATAGAGGTGAGTATCTGTAGTGCTCCAAAGCGGCAACTTTTAACTCGGGTAAGGTGTATCTCTAGATACAGATTTTAGAGAACACACGAGAAAGGTAAAATGAAGTGCTGTAAAGATATATGGACAGTGCCGTAAACTTAAGTcagcttttttgtttgttttttgtttttttactgttaCAGGACTAAGCCTCTCACATGGAGGAGAAACTTAAACTAGCCATAACACGTCTGTTTCTACACTAGCCAGATGAAACCATTCATTATTACCGTTGGATAGTAGAATATATCTGTTTAGCTGTAGAAATGTCCAACCCGACCCATAGTCCACACTTGATGATGAATTAACTCTTTGTAGTGGTGCTTGGTGTAAGGGAAATGAAAGCTTCTGAATATAAATCTTTTAATTCTCACTATATCTTTATATCCCATTAAGGGTGGATCTTTCCAGGACCAAATGAAATCAAAAGGTGGTTATACACCTGGCATCTCTGAAGTGGCACTGTAAGTACTCTAACACTAGGCTCAGACTCAAAATCCATGCTCTGCATTTCAAGAATCTCAAAGGGGAGCTCCAGTGGACCagatggaaatttaaagggggcCACTTGGCTATCTAATGCATTGAACTGCActttatatagttaaatataTCGAGACAAGCTAGGTCTGATATTGCCTGAATGTTACAGGTACTACCATACTTTCATCAGCTCGTACGTCTTGCTGAGTTAGGTGTAAAGCGTAACAATGGGTACGGGGACAGCGGGTGCCTTTTGTCCCTTAAATCAGGAAGTGTTTGATTTATATAAAACGTTTGATTTCATGAATTGGATTTGGGTTTAGCCTCTGGATTTTTTCATTGTAGGCATCAGATGTAggtatgtgtgtaaataagGTGGGGGTGCTTTAAATAACTATCCTACATATGTCATACCTTTTTGAAATACTGGtagtttaacatttaaaatcCAATTAATTGAGttaaaaatggattttattttcagCTGACATTTATAAGAAGCAATTTTCTCATTGAAGAATGAAGACCTGATCAAAATTGTGAGAATTTGAGAtgtgaataaaaaagaaaaaaaaaagccagaacTGGACAGACAATAACCACCACATGGCCTTCCAATGGGAAAAAAGGAACATTACACTTAAGAAGTTATCTGCTTTTAGTTGATCGGGAACTCGTACTGCATTTTCAATAAACAGAGACACAGATGCATGGCacttgtaatattttgtttatctgTCAAAAGGCACTGAATTTAACATTCCTGTTTGACTTTAAAACCCCCACTGGTGCTTTAACGTCATATGTTGATTTATTAATAATGAGCCGTGCTAGttttgtatgatgtcacaaagttttgagtgtttttatgaTCACATATACTAAAGCTATAATGTTGAAAGATTTAAggcattttgctttgttttgctcGGTGATTACTGTATTTGTAATAAATCCGTTTGACTGTTCAAGTTTGAGAAAAGGCAATATGCTTGTGTAGAAATAGTGATTCTGGTATAACGGCTAataagtggtcttatcaccttGGCAACCAATCCATTGGTTGCCAGGAGACCATCTTTAAAAATGGCTAATTTTCCCTTTGGAAAATGTACCAAAGCTGTTTGTCAACACCTATCTATCTATACCAATTATACAATTCTTATTACTGTGCACCAATTTAAGTATCAACTGCTATGAAAACATCCTGAAATCtcttatgaaaaaaacaaaaaccaggcTGTATCAGGGGCACAACTGCCATCTTAAATAAACTAGCCGCTGTCAGCCCTGCCCGTGAAGATACCGTTCTAGCAACTATGGCTGCTGAATCTCTATACCAACATCCCGACAAAGACAGATTAAAAGCATATCAAGTGAAGTCATGTATAGATGACACTCTAATCATCTAGACAGCTGATAAAGAACTACTCGTACAGTCATTCTTATACACAGACGCTTAGTCTGTGACAGTCTACAACACCAAAAGGGGATGCTGTTTTAGTTTCGGCCTAGGTCAACATCACTCATAAATACAGCACTATTAACGGCTGGCGGTTGTCTTTAGATTTTAGTAATAGAAAATCCAATTACGGTATTTATTAGAATTTCCAATTTttgttatagtttttatttttttttaccaagggAACCTAATATCTGAGGCACGACCAGCATTACCTCATCTATTTCCTCTACTAAAGTAATTACCCTTTATGAAGCCTTGCTGAACCAATGAACAACATAAAGGAATATTAATGTCCCTTTCGTACGGAGATCATGTTGGAGCCTGTTTTCCACCTCCAGGTTTCTGTATGTAAATCAGCATACATGTTCCTTTATTTAGAGGAGGTAAAATGAGACCAGGGTTTCATTTTCCTCCCAGTCTGCCTTCTCCTGCTATGCATGCCTATGAGACTCTGGGTTTGTGACTGCTTCTTTGTCTTTCCACGCATGCATGGGGAAGGTCTCATTTGGCCTATTGGAAGTCTCTCATGAGCTGGTGCCGGAGGAGGTAAAATGGAGGCCTAGGAGTTGGGGAAAGAGACAAATGCGTTCGGTAAAAAGATTCTGCTGAatacctccatgcatttgcagggGGCAGTTGGGTTAATGGAGAGTATTCTATGCTTCCAAGTGCGTACAATGGGTGGGGTGTtcctttaaagctgctgttccactaatAAATGCAATCGTCAGTGTCCGCCTATAGTTGACTTACAGCTATAAAAGGCTATGTGTGTGCATACCCGGTATTAATGTACCTTTATCCTTGCCAGTACTCGTCATTAATTTAGAAGTCCAACAAGAATATTAGAAGGGATTGAATATGCATCCTTGATTCCCTAGTGTATTTCTCAACTCTTTGGTCTACGCATACCACTGCCTAGTTTTTGTTCTCCTTTTTCAATTACTGTTTTCATACTCCTGTGAGCCCtgaaagtcaataaaatgtCTTCCAAATTAAGCTTTGTACTTGATACCATCACAGCTTAAATTACTAGAGATAATTTATACATGGGAGATCAAGGATTTGTGGGAAGACTaggtgggccaaatggttcttcttATCtactataaaatatgtttctatCAGATGAATAATTCATTCACAATGTATGTAGACACTGGCATCTCTATGGACTGTGAATATTCACATTATCAACTATATTTGACCGATAATTTACAAACTTTTGTAAGTTTGAGGCTAATGACGTTTTCTTAGGCTCCATTGCTATATAGGTGGCAGCGTAGTATCAAAGACCTTCCTCCAACCTCCCACATAAGCTCAGCATGCTCAAGGCCATTACTTTCATTGGCACGGACATGCATCCACCCTGACATTTGGTGCCATCTGGGAtaagtgctgggatatgatgtcctaCGCTGGGGCTCAACTCCCGGAGGCTGACAGAAGAGTGAGAGAGGAGTCATGGCACCTACAGACCTCCACTGTCATAACTAATCTCACATGCGATAAAAATCATGCGGGACCACAGTCTACTcaacaaacaccctgactgcTTACCTCTGGTAAGTAGAATATCTATGTCTTAATTACCCAACCAGACTAGTGAGAGGTTATGaaagaatggacttcattagcattgtcatAAAGAATCAAGACTCATAAAGAGTTATCCAATCACATGACCaccaacaatggcagccttcgGTTCTTCGGAAaaagtttattggagcaaagtGAGAAAACCATTACAGTATTCTATACTCAAGGAGAATGACTTTTCCCATGGcacttatatatgtatataaagatatatatgaaTAGTAATAAGGTGTACTACATCCTGAATGTGCTCAACTCTCATTGTCAGAAATAATATcctgtatgtaatatgtattacAATTACGCACGAAATGCTCCTATTTGCACAGTAGGAGTCGCTCTCCTGGGATCACTGCGCATGCTCACACCCGGCCCTCCTCTTTCTCCTGTAGTTCCGTGTCACTTGTTGCTAATGCCGAGCCGGACTGGAGCAGACAGTCACCGCTTGTCAACTGCCCCAAACACAGCGGTCTTAGCGGCGCACGGGCCTGGCTTGGACGGGTCGCGTTGGCTGCTCTGCGGTAGACAACACCCGGGAAGCGAGGAGCCGAATAGTCACGCCAACCAGCAGGCATTCGGTGTGTGGCTGTGTACGGATGAAGCCCTGACAGGCTGCTGGATCGCACCGTGTGTCCTGGGCTGACAGCTGACCTGCGGAAGAATGGGCCTCCCCGGACTGCTGGGCCTCCTGGTGTTACTGCTGTGGCCACAGGTAATGACCGGAGGCGCTTATCAGATGTCACGGGCATAGGTTCGCTCGGGACCGGGGACACGACAGGGCTTAGAGGGTGATCACGTGATTTGACTTAATATTATGCAGAGCACATTCCTTTCGCGTTAATGAGTGTTATATACAGTGATCAGCCATCTGTCATAGCGTTTAATGTTAGTAAAACCTCCCTGCTATGCGGAAATAAAAAGCAATCATTTATTATcgcttataattattattattattaataataataatatgtttctgCTTTGCCCTCCTACAAATAATATTCCAGGAATCCTTCCTTGTAATCTGCCCTTTCCATATCTTTTCATGCAGGTCCCGGTTTTCTGCCCCTTTCACCGTTCTACCCCTATGCCTGAACCACACTCATTACACCTTGATGACCACTAAGTCTGACagtgggctttattcactaaagggagagttaacaggagagttgtggcttCCACcctctcacttcactattcctTAAGGAGGGCCAAgactccagcaggaagggctgagctggccctgtgtaatgcatagttcaacGATTAAGGAGACTGTAGAAATCTCACTGATCTAATGATTTTTCATACGtggtcagccaagctctttctacagcagaagctcaccggagttggcccttaataatgtatattggaGCTAAAACACAACTcaccttttagtgaataatcccTGCCAATAAGACAGAGAGAGATCTGCTTTCCATCTAGCTGTCATGATAAGGAGATAAGAGTGGGTCTTTATATTGCTATCCATATATACAAGATTAAGCTTAAATGGCTCCTCGATGGGTCGCTCATAATCATTTGAAATCCTCTAATTATCCCCAAATATAATTGGATCACATTCTGTGCCTAAAGCATGGCGGATCTATGAAAGAACATCCATATAGTCACAGTTTAAAGCCCATAAACTGAGTGTTCTGTGGCTGATGTGTGTGTAATGTACTCACGATTGTAGGCATTGGCTTCCCCCACGTTGCTCAAGTAACCCAAACCCAAGTAAATGCTATTTTCTCGTCTTTGATGTAATatagtgcatttgttttttaatatcatATGTTGGTCTTACGTTTTTTGGGGGATCTGAACTAGTTTGCTGACGTAAGGTGTTTTCCATCAGCTTACAAGTAACAAGCTTTTAATTCAACTGGCcaaatatattaaatcgttctgATGCCAGAAGAAGCTTTAACACATTGAGTCGCTGAGTATTGTTTCCTTTCACGGACATCCATTGCCAGTCTATATTAGAAGTGTGCTGTGCTGGATATAACATGCAGGTGTTGAGCACAATGTATTAATGTAGAGCCTTTAAGCTGTGGATTATATGG includes the following:
- the LOC128492567 gene encoding CDC42 small effector protein 2-B isoform X1 produces the protein MTEFLFCFSCCIGEQPQPQRRRRIDRSMIGEPMNFVHTAHVGSGDANAGFALGGSFQDQMKSKGGYTPGISEVAL
- the LOC128492567 gene encoding CDC42 small effector protein 2-B isoform X2, whose protein sequence is MTEFLFCFSCCIGEQPQPRRRRIDRSMIGEPMNFVHTAHVGSGDANAGFALGGSFQDQMKSKGGYTPGISEVAL